A window of Excalfactoria chinensis isolate bCotChi1 chromosome Z, bCotChi1.hap2, whole genome shotgun sequence contains these coding sequences:
- the GALT gene encoding galactose-1-phosphate uridylyltransferase, translating to MEAAGGGGGGFRASEHQHCRYNPLRDEWVLVSAHRVKRPWQGQLEKPPPEDVPRWDPKNPLCPGATRANGEVNPHYEGTFVFPNDFPALQPDAPEPDDSDHPLFQAAAARGVCKVMCFHPHSDLTLPLMSLLEIRAVIDAWAELEAELGASYPWVQIFENKGAMMGCSNPHPHCQVWASSFLPNEARLEERTQRQHHSRHGVPMLLEYAEQEAQRKERLVVENEDWLVVVPYWATWPFQTLLLPRRHVLRLQDLCDRERDSLASIMQRLLIKYDNLFQVSFPYSMGWHGAPTGPHLREDCGHWQLHAHYYPPLLRSATVRKFMVGYEMLAQAQRDLTPEQAAERLRALPEVHYKLRPQETVCDAARA from the exons ATGGAGGCggcggggggaggaggaggcggctTCCGTGCCAGCG AGCACCAGCACTGCCGCTACAACCCGCTGCGGGATGAGTGGGTGCTGGTGTCTGCGCACCGCGTGAAGCGGCCCTGGCAGGGACAGCTGGAGAAGCCCCCCCCCGAGGACGTGCCCCGCTGGGACCCCAAGAACCCTCTCTGCCCTGGGGCCACGCGGGCCAACGGCGAG GTGAATCCGCACTACGAGGGCACTTTTGTCTTCCCCAATGACTTCCCCGCGTTGCAGCCTGATGCCCCTGAGCCTG ATGACAGTGACCACCCCCTattccaagcagcagctgcccggGGTGTGTG CAAGGTGATGTGCTTCCACCCACACTCCGACCTGACGCTGCCTCTCATGTCGCTGCTGGAGATCCGGGCAGTGATTGATGcatgggcagagctggaggcagagctgggggccTCCTACCCCTGGGTGCAG ATCTTCGAGAACAAAGGGGCGATGATGGGCTGCTCCAACCCGCACCCGCACTGCCAG GTGTGGGCCAGCAGCTTCCTCCCCAACGAGGCACGCTTGGAGGAGCGGACGCAGCGGCAGCACCACAGCCGGCATGGTGTGCCCATGCTGCTGGAGTATGCCGAGCAGGAGGCTCAGCGTAAG GAGCGGCTGGTGGTGGAGAACGAAGACTGGCTGGTGGTTGTACCCTACTGGGCCACCTGGCCTTTCCAGACCCTGCTCCTGCCCCGCCGCCATGTCCTCCGCCTGCAGGACCTGTGTGACAGAGAGAGGGACA GCCTGGCCTCCATCATGCAGCGTCTGCTGATCAAGTATGACAACCTCTTCCAAGTCTCCTTCCCCTACTCTATGGGCTGGCATG GAGCCCCTACAGGCCCCCACCTGCGGGAGGACTGTGGGCACTGGCAGCTCCATGCCCATTACTACCCGCCGCTGCTCCGCTCTGCCACCGTCCGCAAGTTCATGGTGGGCTACgagatgctggcacaggcaCAGCGGGACCTCACCCCTGAGCAG gctgcagagaggctgAGAGCCCTCCCGGAGGTGCACTACAAGCTGAGGCCTCAGGAGACGGTGTGTGATGCTGCCCGGGCCTGA
- the SIGMAR1 gene encoding sigma non-opioid intracellular receptor 1 — MGVAGSWVLRVGLGLGALALLLQGLRGWLACKRYEFQPAEIAELARHHAGLDHELAFSKIIVELRKKHPGHILPDEDLQWVFVNAGGWMGSMCLLHASLTEYVLLFGTAIDTGGHSGRYWAEIYDTIISGTFRQWKEGTTRSEIYYPGDTIMHQTGEATSVQWSAGTWMVEYGRGFVPSMLAFALADTFFSTQDFITLFYTLRAYTKGLLLEANAFFSTLGC; from the exons ATGGGGGTGGCGGGGTCCTGGGTGCTGCGGGTCGGGTTGGGGCTGGGAGCGCTGGCCTTGCTTCTGCAGGGACTGCGGGGCTGGCTGGCCTGCAAGCGGTACGAGTTCCAGCCCGCCGAGATCGCCGAGCTCGCCCGGCACCACGCGG GGCTGGATCACGAGCTGGCTTTCTCCAAGATCATCGTGGAGCTGAGGAAGAAGCACCCGGGGCACATCCTGCCTGATGAGGACCTGCAGTGGGTGTTTGTGAACGCGGGCGGCTGGATGGGCTCCATGTGCCTGCTGCATGCCTCCCTCACTGAGTACGTGCTGCTCTTTGGGACAGCCATCGACACCGGGGGACACTCAG GTCGTTACTGGGCAGAAATCTACGACACCATCATCTCAGGCACTTTCCGACAGTGGAAAGAGGGAACCACCAGAAGCGAGATCTATTATCCTG GGGACACCATCATGCACCAGACGGGAGAGGCCACGTCAGTGCAGTGGAGTGCGGGTACCTGGATGGTGGAGTACGGCCGCGGCTTTGTCCCCTCCATGCTTGCCTTCGCGCTGGCAGACACCTTCTTCAGCACTCAGGACTTCATCACCCTCTTCTACACCCTGCGCGCCTACACCAAGGGCCTCCTCCTGGAAGCCAATGCCTTCTTCAGCACTTTGGGCTGCTGA